The genomic interval CGTCCATTTGCTGTTGCTGCCGTTTTGAGGAATGTAAATTTTACGAAAGATTCGTACAACAGTTTCATCGACCTGCAAGACAAGCTGCATCAAAATATTTGCCGCAAGCGTGCGCTAGTTGCGATAGGAACTCACGATCTAGATACGCTGAAGGGACCTTTCACCTTCGATGCAAAGGCCCCGAAGGATATTAAGTTCGTTCCGCTGAATCAGGAGAAGGCGATGACCGGAGAAGAGCTGATGGAGTTTTATTCCACTCACGCGCAGCTCAAAAGCTATCTGCCAATTATTCGCGATTCGCCGGTTTATCCAATTATCTACGATTCGAATGGAATAGTTCTATCCCTTCCTCCGATCATCAACGGCGATCACTCCAAGATTAAGCTGACAACGAAAAACGTTTTCATCGAATGTACGGCGACTGATTTGACCAAGGCCAAGATCGTTCTGGACACTTTGGTCTGCATGTTCTCCACTCACTGTGCGAAGCCTTTCACGGTTGAGGGTGTCGACGTAATCAATCCGAACGGCGAGGCCGTTCAGTACCCTGAACTTGCATTTCGCAAGGAGACCGTCTCCGTCGAGAAGGCGAATGCTCTCATAGGAATAAAGGAATCGCCAGAATCGATGGCGAAAATGTTGAATCGTCTGCTTCCGACCACTCAGAGCGTAGCAAACAAAGACCAACTGGAGGTTTTGATTCCTCCTACTCGACACGACATGCTACACGCTTGTGACATCTACGAGGACGTGGCTATTGCCTATGGATACAATCGTATCCCGAAGACCCTTCCCGGAACAATGCATATTGCTAGACAATATCCGCTGAACAAACTTACAGAGCAGCTGCGGGAGCAAATCGCCCAAGCTGGATTCACCGAGGGTCTGACATTCACACTGTGCTCTCGGGACGACATC from Armigeres subalbatus isolate Guangzhou_Male unplaced genomic scaffold, GZ_Asu_2 Contig226, whole genome shotgun sequence carries:
- the LOC134203784 gene encoding phenylalanine--tRNA ligase beta subunit-like; protein product: MPTVGVKRDLLFKALGKSYTDDEFQKLCFEYGLELDEVTTEKQMITKEQGEVEAAKDASEEVIYRIDIPANRYDLLCLEGLVLGLQVFLGKISFPQFTKVAPVDGTAQRMVVTEATKQIRPFAVAAVLRNVNFTKDSYNSFIDLQDKLHQNICRKRALVAIGTHDLDTLKGPFTFDAKAPKDIKFVPLNQEKAMTGEELMEFYSTHAQLKSYLPIIRDSPVYPIIYDSNGIVLSLPPIINGDHSKIKLTTKNVFIECTATDLTKAKIVLDTLVCMFSTHCAKPFTVEGVDVINPNGEAVQYPELAFRKETVSVEKANALIGIKESPESMAKMLNRLLPTTQSVANKDQLEVLIPPTRHDMLHACDIYEDVAIAYGYNRIPKTLPGTMHIARQYPLNKLTEQLREQIAQAGFTEGLTFTLCSRDDIATKLNRKIEELPAVHIANPKTLEFQVVRTTLIPGLLKTLAANRKMPLPLKLFEVSDVVLADAESEVGARNQRRVCAVNCNKTAGFEVVHGLLDRVMQLLEVPWDKQNGYYLKAVDDPAYFPGRCASIVHKGMDIGRIGVLHPTVLHAFEITTPCSVVEFDIELFV